In Myxococcus stipitatus, the following are encoded in one genomic region:
- a CDS encoding A24 family peptidase: protein MTPGHIALWTVLGVALVISVVTDVLRREILDVVTYPLMAVGLGVRLATEGVGGLEQGLISGLVSGVGLSLLLMPAALRGRMGWGDVKLMGGVGAVLGFPASMAAAAFISLVGAAQAVVSLLWQGAVWDTVAAALRRWAVRLHLARSDAQPTEQRHIPYGVAIALGTFWALWWQQQSLG from the coding sequence ATGACGCCTGGACACATCGCGCTTTGGACGGTCCTTGGAGTGGCCCTGGTGATCTCGGTGGTAACGGACGTGTTACGCCGGGAGATCCTTGACGTGGTCACCTACCCGCTGATGGCGGTGGGGCTGGGGGTGCGCCTTGCCACCGAAGGGGTGGGAGGGTTGGAGCAGGGGCTCATCAGCGGGCTGGTGTCGGGCGTGGGCCTGTCACTGCTGCTGATGCCGGCGGCGCTCCGGGGGCGGATGGGGTGGGGTGACGTGAAGTTGATGGGAGGGGTGGGCGCCGTGCTGGGTTTTCCGGCGTCCATGGCGGCCGCTGCGTTCATCTCCCTGGTGGGCGCGGCCCAGGCGGTCGTCTCGCTTCTGTGGCAAGGAGCGGTCTGGGACACGGTGGCGGCGGCGCTGCGGCGCTGGGCGGTGCGACTGCACCTGGCGCGCTCGGACGCGCAACCCACCGAGCAGCGGCACATTCCCTACGGGGTGGCCATCGCGCTTGGAACCTTCTGGGCGTTGTGGTGGCAGCAACAAAGCTTGGGTTAG